The following proteins are co-located in the Bradyrhizobium sp. AZCC 2176 genome:
- a CDS encoding L,D-transpeptidase, which produces MSNSSRLSRFAAAAFGVLAISATAFSAPAAAAPLPLFPFFLPQIEAAPPPVAAVPRDEEDRSVELPARLRRQVVSYPTREAPGTVIIDTPNTYLYLVLGNGQAMRYGIGIGRDGFTWSGTQTITRKAEWPAWSPPPEMIARQPYLPRHMAGGPGNPLGARAMYLGGTIYRIHGTNDPSTIGTRVSSGCLRLTNEDVSDLYSRVSIGTKVIVLPMTDRRADLGRTIR; this is translated from the coding sequence ATGTCCAATTCATCCAGACTGAGCCGCTTCGCGGCCGCCGCCTTTGGCGTGCTGGCGATCAGCGCGACCGCGTTTTCCGCACCCGCCGCCGCGGCTCCGCTGCCGCTGTTTCCGTTTTTCCTGCCGCAGATCGAAGCCGCCCCGCCGCCGGTTGCGGCTGTGCCCCGGGATGAAGAAGACCGCTCGGTCGAGTTGCCGGCGCGCCTGCGCCGCCAGGTCGTGAGCTACCCGACCCGCGAAGCGCCGGGCACCGTCATCATCGATACCCCGAACACCTATCTCTACCTCGTGCTCGGCAACGGCCAGGCGATGCGCTACGGCATCGGCATCGGCCGCGACGGCTTCACCTGGTCGGGCACGCAGACCATCACCCGCAAGGCCGAATGGCCGGCCTGGAGCCCGCCCCCGGAAATGATCGCCCGCCAGCCCTATCTGCCGCGGCACATGGCCGGCGGCCCCGGCAACCCGCTCGGCGCCCGCGCGATGTATCTCGGCGGCACCATCTACCGCATCCACGGCACCAACGACCCCTCGACGATCGGCACCCGCGTTTCCTCGGGCTGCCTCCGCCTCACCAATGAAGACGTCAGCGATCTCTATTCGCGGGTCAGCATCGGAACCAAGGTGATCGTGCTGCCGATGACGGATCGCCGCGCCGATCTCGGGCGAACCATCCGCTAA
- a CDS encoding TAXI family TRAP transporter solute-binding subunit, translating into MSDPNDNNARSRRRRKQKGYALLILAAGMLAFCVVAGTLYYVLRPTTLRIAVGPAGSEDQKLVQLMAQTFAREGGSVRLSPITTEGTAESIALFTAGKADLAVARGDLNLPTNAESVAILRKNVVVLWAPSGLPAKGSKKQPTPKIKSLDELAGHRVGVIGRTQANVTLLRNVLKESGINPDKVTISQFATDKIGEMARDQTIDAFMAVGPLKSKITVDAIALTAAARGEPKFLPVDVADAIAKKNPIYESEEIPASIFGSSPQRPEDKVDTVAVNHLIIAPKSLSDTAVAAFARQLFTNRQQLARELPTASQIEKPDTDKDAALPAHAGAAAYIDGNERTFLEKYTDYIWGAILIVSGLGSVGAWFKHYWNRDEREVYVGHRDELLDLISRVRRAETPDELAQMQNTADGILRQALDCYDDGAVEDGDLSVIGLALEQFHHAVADRRTVLGAGVAGTPRMRAG; encoded by the coding sequence ATGTCAGATCCAAACGACAATAATGCGCGATCCCGCCGACGGCGAAAGCAGAAGGGCTATGCGCTTCTTATCCTTGCCGCCGGCATGCTCGCGTTCTGCGTCGTCGCCGGCACGCTTTATTACGTGCTGCGGCCGACGACGCTGCGGATTGCGGTCGGGCCCGCCGGCAGCGAGGACCAGAAGCTGGTCCAGCTGATGGCGCAGACGTTTGCGCGCGAGGGCGGTTCGGTACGCCTTTCGCCGATCACGACAGAAGGGACGGCGGAGAGCATCGCGTTGTTCACAGCCGGCAAGGCCGACCTCGCGGTGGCCCGCGGCGACCTGAACCTGCCGACGAATGCCGAGTCGGTTGCCATCCTGCGCAAGAACGTCGTGGTGCTGTGGGCGCCATCCGGTCTTCCCGCCAAAGGCTCGAAGAAGCAGCCGACGCCCAAGATCAAGAGTCTCGACGAACTGGCCGGCCACCGCGTCGGCGTGATCGGGCGGACGCAGGCCAATGTCACGCTGCTGCGTAATGTTCTGAAAGAGTCCGGCATCAATCCCGACAAGGTCACGATCAGCCAGTTCGCCACTGACAAGATCGGCGAAATGGCGCGCGACCAGACGATCGACGCGTTCATGGCCGTCGGCCCGCTCAAGAGCAAGATCACGGTCGACGCCATCGCGTTGACGGCTGCGGCCCGCGGCGAGCCGAAATTCCTGCCGGTCGACGTCGCCGATGCGATCGCAAAGAAAAACCCGATCTACGAATCCGAGGAGATTCCCGCCAGCATCTTCGGCTCGTCGCCGCAGCGGCCGGAAGACAAGGTCGACACGGTTGCCGTCAACCACCTGATCATCGCGCCGAAGTCATTGTCTGACACGGCGGTCGCTGCCTTCGCGCGCCAGCTCTTCACCAACCGCCAGCAGCTCGCGCGCGAACTGCCGACCGCATCGCAGATCGAAAAGCCTGACACCGACAAGGACGCGGCGTTACCGGCGCATGCGGGCGCGGCGGCCTATATCGACGGCAACGAGCGAACGTTCCTCGAAAAATACACCGACTACATCTGGGGCGCGATCCTGATTGTCTCGGGCTTGGGCTCGGTCGGCGCGTGGTTCAAGCACTACTGGAACAGGGACGAACGCGAGGTGTATGTCGGCCATCGCGATGAACTGCTCGACCTGATCTCCAGGGTACGCCGCGCGGAAACGCCGGACGAGCTGGCGCAGATGCAGAACACGGCCGACGGCATATTGCGTCAGGCGCTCGATTGCTATGATGACGGCGCCGTCGAGGACGGCGACCTGTCGGTGATCGGTTTGGCGCTCGAGCAATTCCATCACGCGGTCGCCGACCGCCGCACGGTGCTCGGCGCCGGCGTTGCCGGGACGCCGCGAATGCGCGCCGGGTAG
- a CDS encoding glycosyltransferase family 4 protein, producing the protein MKILIATDAWHPQVNGVVRTLTSLAKSASALGADISFLTPDGFPSMPLPTYPGLRFALPNRREIARRIEEAAPDAVHIATEGPIGWMVHAYCRRRKLAFTTSYTTRFPEYIAVRTGLPAAVGYAVLRHFHAASSTTMVATDSLRQELGARGFRKLGFWTRGVDTELFNPNAPATLDLPRPVFMTMGRVAVEKNLEAFLSLDLPGSKVVVGDGPQKAQLAKQYPGVIFLGEKKGADLTAHLAAADVFVFPSLTDTFGVVQLEALACGTPVAAFPVTGPKDVIANHPIGAIDTDLRSACLRALTMSREACRNFALSRSWENSARQFIGNLTALQPSRALRPVRRAPAASAVQG; encoded by the coding sequence ATGAAGATATTGATCGCGACCGACGCGTGGCATCCGCAGGTGAACGGCGTCGTGCGCACACTGACATCGCTGGCGAAGAGCGCCTCAGCACTCGGCGCCGACATCAGCTTCCTCACCCCGGACGGATTTCCGTCGATGCCCTTGCCGACCTATCCCGGCCTGCGCTTCGCGCTGCCGAACCGGCGCGAGATTGCGCGGCGGATCGAGGAGGCTGCGCCGGATGCCGTCCACATCGCGACCGAGGGACCGATCGGCTGGATGGTGCACGCCTATTGCCGCCGCCGCAAGCTCGCCTTTACCACCTCCTATACGACGCGCTTTCCGGAATATATCGCCGTCCGCACCGGGCTTCCCGCGGCGGTCGGCTACGCCGTGCTGCGGCACTTTCATGCCGCGTCGTCCACGACCATGGTCGCGACCGATTCCTTGCGGCAGGAACTCGGCGCGCGCGGCTTTCGCAAGCTCGGCTTCTGGACGCGCGGCGTCGACACTGAACTGTTCAACCCGAATGCGCCTGCGACGCTCGATCTGCCGCGGCCGGTCTTCATGACCATGGGCCGCGTCGCGGTGGAAAAGAATCTCGAAGCGTTTCTATCGCTCGACCTGCCGGGATCGAAAGTGGTGGTCGGCGACGGACCGCAGAAGGCGCAGCTCGCGAAACAATATCCCGGCGTGATTTTCCTCGGCGAGAAGAAGGGCGCGGACCTGACGGCGCATCTTGCGGCTGCCGATGTCTTCGTGTTTCCGAGCCTCACCGATACGTTCGGCGTCGTGCAGCTCGAGGCGCTGGCCTGCGGTACGCCGGTCGCGGCATTTCCAGTCACCGGTCCAAAGGATGTCATCGCCAATCATCCGATCGGCGCAATCGACACCGATCTGCGCAGCGCGTGCCTGCGCGCGCTGACAATGTCGCGCGAGGCGTGCCGGAATTTTGCGCTGTCGCGTTCCTGGGAAAACAGCGCGCGGCAGTTCATCGGCAATCTGACCGCGCTGCAGCCGAGCCGAGCGCTGCGGCCGGTGCGCCGTGCGCCCGCCGCGAGCGCGGTGCAGGGGTGA